From Acinetobacter sp. TR3, the proteins below share one genomic window:
- the repM gene encoding replication initiation protein RepM has product MRDLVVKDNALINASYNLDLVEQRLILLAIVEARGSGRGINANDPLEVHAESYVNQFNVARQTAYQALKDACKDLFARQFSYQEINKRGKVENVLSRWVSEIRYIDDEATVKLIFAPAIVPLITRLEEQFTKYELQQISELSSAYAVRLYELLIAWRSTGQTPVIELAEFRQKIGVLDDEYTRMGNFKDRVLNLAIAQINEHTDIKVKCEQHKKGRNISGFSFTFKQKKVITKDSKSPSPTDLFSKLTDKQRHIFANKLSELPDMNKYSQGTESYAQFAVRIVGMLQDQNKFEELLPYLKKVGFNTK; this is encoded by the coding sequence ATGCGGGATTTAGTTGTTAAAGATAATGCCTTAATTAATGCTAGTTATAACTTGGATTTAGTAGAACAACGTTTAATCCTATTGGCTATTGTCGAAGCAAGAGGTAGTGGTAGAGGTATAAATGCAAATGATCCCTTAGAGGTTCATGCAGAGAGCTATGTAAACCAATTTAATGTTGCAAGACAAACAGCCTATCAAGCTCTTAAAGATGCGTGCAAAGACTTATTCGCTCGACAATTTAGCTATCAAGAGATCAACAAAAGAGGAAAGGTTGAGAATGTTCTAAGCCGTTGGGTTAGTGAAATTCGATACATCGATGATGAAGCAACAGTAAAGTTGATATTTGCACCAGCTATCGTTCCCTTGATTACACGTTTGGAAGAACAATTCACCAAGTACGAGCTACAACAAATTAGCGAACTTAGTAGTGCTTATGCTGTACGTTTATACGAATTATTGATTGCTTGGCGTAGTACAGGGCAAACACCTGTTATTGAACTAGCCGAATTCAGACAAAAGATAGGTGTTCTCGATGATGAATACACAAGGATGGGAAATTTTAAAGATCGGGTATTAAATCTAGCTATTGCCCAAATTAACGAGCACACAGACATTAAAGTTAAATGTGAGCAACATAAAAAAGGCCGTAACATTTCAGGCTTTTCATTCACGTTTAAACAAAAGAAAGTAATTACAAAAGATAGTAAAAGCCCTAGTCCAACTGATCTTTTCTCAAAATTGACTGATAAGCAACGTCACATTTTTGCTAATAAGCTTTCTGAACTACCAGACATGAATAAATATTCTCAAGGTACGGAAAGCTATGCGCAATTTGCAGTTCGAATTGTAGGAATGCTGCAAGATCAGAATAAATTTGAAGAACTGTTGCCATATCTTAAAAAAGTAGGATTTAACACAAAATAA
- a CDS encoding plasmid replication DNA-binding protein, with product MDASKAFKKSRTTIYEAIKNGELSRDHDGLIDLSELIRVYGNPSGVQSSTRTEHVLKDVHVHVQSEVETVLKDQISLLKNQLDLANQREKALMQHIEDLTHRIEFKGQPEQPITQAKKQEAIQPSTAPVQPEPDTAEPKDDGLTTPKQTENKRIPVPEHIEPEPEKKGFWSRFFRPYD from the coding sequence ATGGACGCCAGTAAAGCCTTTAAAAAGTCACGAACAACAATATATGAAGCTATAAAAAATGGTGAATTATCAAGGGATCATGACGGTCTTATAGACTTATCTGAGCTTATCAGAGTTTATGGAAATCCTTCAGGTGTTCAGTCTAGTACACGTACTGAACACGTACTGAAGGATGTACATGTACACGTCCAATCAGAGGTCGAAACTGTATTAAAGGATCAAATTTCTTTACTCAAAAATCAGTTGGATTTAGCCAATCAAAGAGAAAAGGCTTTGATGCAGCATATCGAGGATCTGACGCATAGAATTGAGTTTAAAGGACAGCCTGAACAACCAATTACCCAAGCAAAGAAGCAAGAAGCTATCCAGCCAAGTACTGCTCCAGTACAACCAGAACCAGATACTGCTGAGCCGAAAGATGATGGATTGACTACTCCGAAGCAGACGGAAAATAAGCGCATTCCTGTGCCTGAACACATTGAACCAGAGCCTGAGAAAAAAGGGTTTTGGAGTCGTTTTTTTAGACCCTATGATTAA